Within the Osmerus mordax isolate fOsmMor3 chromosome 6, fOsmMor3.pri, whole genome shotgun sequence genome, the region gttaggtccataagtatttggacattgacacaattttcatcattttggctctgtataccaccacaatggatttgaaatgaaacaatcaagatgtgctttaagtgcagactgtcagctttaatttcagggtatttacatccaaatcaggtgaacggtgtagaaattacaacacattttatatgtgccccccccctttttaagggaccaaaaatgacaaactaacataatcataaatctaattgtcacttttaatacttggttgcaaatcctttgcagtcaatgacagcctgaagtctggaacccatagacatcaccagacgctgggtttcgtccctggtgatgctctgccaggcctctactgcaactgtcttcagttcctgcttgttcttggggcattttcccttcagttttgtctttagcaagtgaaatgcatgctcaattggatttaggtcaggtgattgacttggccattgcagaacattccacttctttgccttaaaaaactctttggttgctttcgcagtatgcttcgggtcattgtccatctgcactgtgaagcgccgtcctatgagttctgaagcatttggctgaatctgagcagataatattgcccgaaacacttcagaattcatcctactgcttttgtcagcagtcacatcatcgataaatacaagggaaccagttccattggcagccatacatgcccatgccataacactacctccaccatgcttcactgatgaggtggtatgctttggatcatgagcagttccttcccttctccatactcttctcttcccatcattctggtacaagttgatcttggtctcatctgtccataggatgttgttccagaactgtacaggctcttttagatgtttttttggcaaactctaatctggtcttcctgtttttgagactcaccaatggtttacatcttgtggtgaaccctctgtatttactctggtgaagtcttctcttaattgttgactttgacacagatacgcctacctcctggagagtgttcttggatctggccaactgttgtgaaggggtttttcttcaccagggaaagaattcttctgtcatccaccacagttgttttccgtgatcttccgggtcttttggtgttgctgagctcaccagtgcgttctttctttttaagaatgtaccaaacagttgatttggccacacctaatgtttttgctatctctctgataggtttgttttgatttttcagcctaacgatggcttgcttcactgatggtgacagctctttggacttcatattgagagttgacagcaacagattccaaacacaaataccatacttgaaatgaactctagaccttttatctgctccttgtcaatgaaataacgaactccctttatgagggaataacatacacctggccatggaacagctgagcagccaattgtccaattacttttggtcccttaaaaaggggggggccacatataaaatgtattgtaattcctacaccgttcacctgatttggatgtaaataccctgaaattaaagctgaaagtctgcacttaaagcacaccttgattgtttcatttcaaatccattgtggtggtatacagagccaaaaagatgaaaattgtgtcaatgtccaaatacttatggacctaactgtatacatGCACTACCATttaaaagtttggggtcacttagaaatgtccttatttttcaaagaaaagccctttttttcaatgaagataacattagattaatcagaaatacactctatacattgttaatgtggtaaatgactattctaggtggaaacgtctggtttttaatgagatatctacataggtgtataagggccatttccagcaactatcACTCCAGTGTTctaatggtacattgtgtttgctaattgccttagaagactaatggatgataaGAAAACCATTGAAAACCCTTGTGCAATTATGTTAGCACAGCTGAAAACTATTTTGCTGGTAAGAGAAGCTATAAAACTGGCCTTTGAGCTAGTTGAGTATTTGGACAATCCAACTTGTGGGAGGTGCTTCAGGAAGCATGGGGTGAAATTTCATCAGATTACCTCAACAAATTAACAgctagaatgccaaaggtctgcaatgcTTTAATTGCTGCACTATAAGATCAGACTTTATACTCAAGCTAGAACCCATCTTCCTCCAGTCACGTCGCGTCTGCCccgcgaggaggagaggaacggcCAGTCGTACTGCTTTGTGACCCGGTcagagatggaggcagacatCAAAGACAGCCAGTACCTGGAGCACGGAGAGTACGACGGGAACCTGTACGGCACCAAGATCGACTCCATCCATGAGGTGGTGGACACCGGCCGCACCTGCATCCTCGACGTCAACCCCCAGGTCAGAGGCGTGtgcgctcactcacacacgtactCACTCTAACTCTTGTCACTCAAGACACTGTATATTTGGTTGCGGTTCATACTGGAAGGTGGTCTTGTTCTGTCCACAGGCTCTGAAAGTGTTAAAAACGGCTGAATTCATGCCATATGTAGTGTTCATTGCTGCCCCAGAGCTGGACACACTGCGAGCTATGCACAAGGCTGTGGTGGACGCAGGACTGACCACCAAGCTGCTCACGGTCAGTCTCCGTCTGTCCTCAACCTGAACATCACTCACTGTGTCTCTGAAAGCCAAATGGTGGCTGTTTCGTGTTTTGTGTGACTGATGGGAGACCTCCTTGCCATCTGTCCCCCAGGAGACGGATCTGAAGAAGACGGTGGACGAGAGCGCCAGGATCCGGCGGGCCTACAGCCACTACTTTGACTTGACCATCGTCAACGACAACCTGGACAAGGCCTTCGAGAAGCTGCAAGAGGCCGTGGAACAGCTGTCTCTGATGCCCCAGTGGGTCCCAGTCAGTTGGGTCTACTGAGCCAGCCAGCTGCTACTACCCCCCCTGCTGGTGGACACAAACAGCCCCGACCGCAGGGCCTGGGACGGGGGTCCTccccagaggagagggggtgtaaAAGCACACTTACTGGGTGTTCGACCCCTAGGCTGTGGAGCCCAGGCTTGACCTGCTCCAAACCAACAGACATGCCCCCCTGTACACTATGCAACTTGGTTCACATTACACAgaaagtgtacttatttatttgaatttaagtctcctttttttgtttgttttttataacttAAAATCCGTTCACTAACATGGATCGGAGAGGAACTAGTATCATGCTGTTAAggtgttttaaaatgttcaatTGTATTGCTGTTACTCCTAACAACAATATAATACTTGATTTTAATTGATGATTATCATTTTAGGACATAcagttatatatatttattcttgCAAAGGTGAGGAGGGCTTGCTTTAGAAGGATACCTCAGTTTTACTCTGTTTACAGTGCAATACATCATACAGTGCTTCATCTCATTGTCTCACTACCCCGACCATGTAAAACATCTAATACCTGTCATCAAGTCCTCCTTCAACTATTGAAGCCATATCCTGAAACATCTCTATCTTTAAGGCAAAACTTTGAAGGGCTTAGACAGATACATAACTACCATATCATAACATGACCTTGTTTTGGTCCTTAAGAAGTCATTCAACGCTTATGTATTATATTTATATCTTAAAATGTTTTGGTGTTGCTAGACTGTCACTGGTTTCAGAACCATTGGCATGTCTACCTGCTGGGTCAGTATTTTGTCTACCATTTGGGTCAGTAATTTGTGTAAATGTACGTTTTAGACTGTCACCACAGTAGGTATGGTGCTGTGTTTGAGTTGGTTTGGGAAAACAATTTCCAGAAGATTTTTTACAGGGTACTGCATCTCAGAGAACCATCCCATTTGATGTGATGTTACTGAAACTTAACAGTTCTTAACAATAGCCATATCAACCtacaagtatatatatatattttacagttACAACAGAAAAAAACTTGTATTTTCAAATGTGTCAATAAATTAACTAGTGTTTTTTTTCTAATGAACTAAACATTTTCTCATTGTTTTACATCAAACTTATTTTACCGTAAAAACTTTAAACCTTTGTCTGAGTATATTCCTGCAAAAAAAATCAACATTTGCCCCTTTACAGCCAAGTGTGCAAATATGTTTATTGATCAATAAAAATTACAAGTTACTAATAAGTTTCTCTTTCCAGAATAGCATACTATACCTTTAAAGAAGTTTGGAACTCATGTTTTATACACAATTCTTTTAAGGATTTCTCATTCTGAAAGTAGTGAAATAACTCGGTCAAGGCCAGAATCTGATGGAGCAGTAACTTGGTCTACCAGaagtcagtttttttttttttaagtatagACACTTCAAAAGCATTTTAAATTGAGTTTGAAGCCCAAAAATGTGTTATTGTGGTCATTTTGAATGCCTGGCTCAAACCCCAGTTGTAAAATTCACAATTTAGCTTGTCAACCAGCTAGTTATAATCAGGTGTGCTGAATTAGGTTTGGAATGAAAACAGGAACTTGGCTCTTCTGGAAAATGGTTGCGCAGCCCTGGCCCCTCTCTCAAATACCATGGCCCGAAGAGGCCAATGCCCTCACAGCGATGCACAGGACTATAGTTGGGGGACCTCCACGTGGGGGATTAATGATCTCTGTTTGCAGctcgtctccctttctcttcagaAGTacacaggaggaggccaggagccGCTGTGCTCTCTCAtacccctgctcctcagtcagGGGGGCCAGCCCTGCATCTCTCAGAGAGGAGCTCCCTCCTTCCACTACACTCTGCTGCACCTGGAGCACAAGCACAGCACTGTCAATACCACGTCTGTGATTCATGGCAAGAACCGAGCTGGGTGATAAACTAAACACAATCCCAAGATTTGACTGTCTTTCACCAAAGGAGGCTGTTGCAACACACGTGACACACTCACCAGGAGATCCAGGGCGTGTAAGAGTGGAGGACTGCAGGACCCCAAAACAGACACGTCCTCTTCTGTCATTTCTGAAAAGAGACGCACGCGTTATATGGAACAGAAAGTCATTGGATTGTCAACGTTGACAGTGGCTTGAAGATACACCCCAATTTGTTCCAGAGGAAAGTTATGTTTTCTTCCTTCTGTGTCCCTCTGCCACTGTCAAGGTTAATCACTCGAAGATGAGGAAGCGTCAGAGAAagtctgagggtttaggttggataTCAGTGTTCACCCAAGCCCCTCGTTACACAGAAAATAATACAATTTAGAAAATGCTTAATAAAAAACACAGATTTATGAATAAAAGTCATGGAACAGTCATGACTGTTCCAACAATCTACTGTACAGGATTGTAGACTTGGGTTTGAAGCAGGGAGGACTAACCATCCAAGGCACTAACAACCAGGTGAGTGGcactcaggagagagggggactggTCTGTCTGGGGCTGACCAACAAGATCCAGAACAGCCTGGAAGGTCTGCTTCAGGGAGCCATCCTCAACATCACCCAGGTCTGGGGATAAACCAAGGCACATCTGatccagctgggaggagagacaagaaaggaaggaagaaaaaaaagagagaaaaaggaaaagaaagagtgtaAGCAGAACACAACATTGACAAAGGTTCATAGACTGAATGATAAGACAAGACATAAAATATATTGCCTTAGATATGAAAATGCTTGTTAAAAACCTCAGATAGAGTCTTAGTCTTCTGCTAGTCAgaggtagcctggctctgccctcctacgtacttccgctcaatttggattttgcttctgtactaggtctgggatttcagtgcatcagtcggttttcagaaacaacttttttgtaggtccaatcagcgaacagagggagtggctgagaacaatgacgttgatgttgtgcactagtttgagttgtagttcagtaatggcggcggagaaagatgcgagcaaagctattctgcggttgtggcaacgctgccgaatatcaataagttaaagccggagcaagaacaatccttgctgagttttgttggtggtcatgatgttgtggccctcctccccacggggttcgggaaaagttagattttccagctacggcagctagctccgtggtgaaggagttggctaaggcgaacgctagcgattggttatggcagatcagagtggctcttcgccgatccaatagttttaaacttcaacagagtacctgccttcaaggaagttaacgcttgtcaatggagcgatcccagaccctctgtacaaatgaaatgtaagagggtctggttaggaccaggctaagtcAGAGGTGGGTCCCACTCACTATGTTCTCCAGCAAGCTGACGGCCTGACCGTCCTTCATGATGGTCCTGAGGAGCTGAAGCAGAGAGGAGCGTTTCGCCCTCGCCAAGCCTGCCAGCAGCTGGAAGTGATCGGTCAGTCTATCCAGTTCTGTTCAAACACAGAAGACACAGATGCCATCATCCACAGGAAATTCAAAATTCTGAGCAGGAATAAAGCATGGCCCCTTGTGTCATGTGTTCTCTAACCTTGTTGTTATCCCTGCCAGTTTTACACCATGCAGAAAGATGCCTCTCATAACCTAGCTATCTCCCTCTAATGTTTACCAAGAATACTGTATATGACCCACATAAACATACCCTTTATAACCCTGGGGTAGAACCGGCCTCCATTCCTGACTTTGCTCCTACAGATAACCTAACATGCTGTACAGAAAACGTCAATCGCTAGACCAAAACAGCTGCAATTACTGTACACTTACGTAACTAAATGTTTTCCATAACTGACATGCCAGGACAGTAGCAGGCAAGCCTTACAGTTGTCTCAAATGTTTACCTCTCTTAAGGGGGCTGCTCTTCAtggtgcctccactggcacatTTAAGAGCCACTACATCCTTCTTTACAGGCCCGTCCACTTCAAAGCCCCCAGAAGTGTCGGACATAAGACACAGGTCTATGGGAAAGAGTAAAAACAATGCTGTAATGTTTAGTATAAAGAGGCTATCAAGCTACTATCAAAGAGCCAGGTATTTTGTCTGGTGTACTACTGTACTGTGGAATGCCCCAAGTTGCTAAAAAAGAGAAAGTTCCTCTGCAACCAGATACTCACTGTACTTCCCAGTTGATTTGACCACAAGTTCAATGATGCCATAAGCCAGGACAGTGTGTGGAGGAATCTCCATGGTGATGTTACTGTCTTTCTGTAggctgctgttctccttcacaGACACCTGCCGACAACACCCAATATTTCAACTCAACACATTGTACAAATGAAGGGCAGTTTGACTAGCAAAAACATTGTCCATAAACTGCTTGTTTTGTCTAAGTTTCTGTATGGTGTAATAAGGGGAAGTGATCCCTACAACTAACAAGCAGCATGGTTGAGAAAACAATAAGTGCATTCAGGGTTCATTTTGGTGCGGCCGCAAGGCAAATTTAATTCCCGGTGATTCACCAATCGGAGTCATCTGTGTGTCTACGAACATGGTTTGTGAGCTGTCCTCATACCTTGGTGAGCTTGGGACCACAGAAGCTGAGAAGGCCGCCTAGCTGACCCCCCTGCTGGACCTCCTCTATGACCGAACAGGGCTGGGTCGTCACTatcctctccttcaccacccCAAACACCTCTTTGTGTTTCTGCCTGGTTTGCTGGATCAGACAGTGGGACATGTCCAGAATCCTGCAATAATCATACACAGTACAGATAATTGACAATTACACACAAATTAAGCATGTGACTGAAATACACTTGAATATGACATGTTCAATATGCTTGTGTAGACAATATAGCTGTTTTCAGAATTCAAAATATGTATTATTTAAGAAATATTTTGGGAACAAACATGACTGTCAGTAGATGTCATATTGCACTGCAGCTTTTACTAGGAGCCTTTGTTAATGTTCACCTGTGTTCTACCTCTGTGGTTGTTTATGGTTGTACAAAGATCCTTCATTAAATCTACAGGGATCTGGACTGTCTACAGAGATAGCCTACAGTAGGCATACTGTTGCTCCACTTAAAAAAATGTCCTGTGGACTGAGTCTCACACATACCTCACCTATTTTTGGAGTCAACCAACAGTTTTTGCACATCCACCTCCTCTTTTTTTAAAGTGCCAAATGATGACTGGAGTTTGGAGGTGTCTTTTCCCTCGACATTGAAGTTGACATGGACCAGCTTTGCCTCCACGTTCGCTGCTATGCTGTCACCATAAGTCCCATCAAACTTCAAGAAGTCTGTCTCAATGACAACTGTGCGGAagaggaaacaaacacacaccaacatgtaATTTCGTGCTTGCCAACATACTGATGGCACCACACATTTTTCTGAGAAGTAATTGTATCTACATTATCCAAATAAAGGCTTAAAACGGTACTTTAAAAATCGAACATTAAGTATGGGAAATGGCACGTTTTCGTAGAACGACCCACCAATATTGCCAATCTCAAGGAAGATCTCTGCTAGAGTTCACCTGGGCTAATGGGCTTGTCTCCGGTCAGCAGATCGTTCAGGGTAAAGTCAGTCGGTCGGTATTTGGCTTTCTGCCACGGAAAGAAACGATTGCGCTTGATAACCATGGTCAACGGAGCAAGGCTGTCATTCAGACTGGACACGGGGATCAAGGAGCCATCGTCAATCTCTTCCACAAAGTTCTTTGTTGCAGTGGCAAACATCTTCAGACTGTGCAGGACGACTAAAGtgacttgataaaaaaaaagagacagacgTAATTCATCTGATTAAGGACACGAGTTTGCTAGCCATATAGCCTAAGCCCCCTTTTTTTGcaataaataaacgtttttgtCACGACACCCGATTAATGAAAAACAATCCACCAAGACAATCTTTACTCATAGGCTGCAAGCTAGCTTGCTAAGGCATCCCTTATATCGGCAAAGTAaatgtcaattaaaagtaaaacctTTTTGCCCTTGCGAATACCTGCCGTGACGTCAGTAGATCCCCTCTAAAAACTGGAGACAAAAACAAGGATATTTCAAAGTGTACCTGACCCAAGAACGGCGTGcactgtagcctacatgttcAGTCAACAAAGAACTGTACATGCTACTTGACGCCCCTCCTATTTTTTGGTTAAGCTGGGAAAATCGAGCGGGCAGAAAAGACATGCACGTCAATCAAATTTATGAATTTGAGATTTCCGCCTCCAGGTGTCTTCTTCAATCTCACTTCAACGCTCAGTAGCTACTCACATTCTCAGTAGGCTACACGATTTGACTAATAACCTGTCTTTTGTTAATATCAGATTAATTTATTCTAAACAGAATTCTCAAAATCTTCCCATTACTCAATACTGAACAGAAACTCGTTAAAACAGCACGATGCATGTCCGTTGTCGCATTTAACGGACCTCTCTTATCTTTGGCACACATGCATCATTCACCTTCCACACCCATTTGCTAAAATTCAAATGAAGTGTCCCTCTTCTTCCTTGTTGTCTAATATTTCTGGGCCTAAAAACCCCACATAATTATGAACAATTGTACCACCAAGTATAACTTTTAGTATACAATaacagacaaacatacacaattGTTATTTTTTATTAGCCTACAGCTCATGACCATATATCCTCAATATCTGCCAAAAGGCTACATTAAGCCCCTCTTACAGTTGATAATAACATTTCCTGTTAACTATGCTTGTGTTTCAAATGTTATACCTCAATTTTCAGAGGTCTCATTGATGATCAGATACAGTAGATACTGTGCCAATGTGTGTACGAATAGATACATAGGCATAATCCAATGTACAGGCAGACAAAGAGCAAAGTCTGGCTTTCAGTTTCTAGTCCgaaaaataacaaacaaaaataaagctTCATAAATATTTAAGGACACATTATTTTAAGGGATCCTTGCAAAACATACACATATTTCTAAAACAtttaaatgaaaatgtgtttaaaATGTCATTAGTTTCACCGTTAAGGCATCAAACTGgtgtaaaataaatatttcacaTGTACACCTTTTCAATGGTATAACAAGTACCATGGTAAGCTATATATCAGAGGTAGAAAATGTCAAGACAGTATTTACATTGAATATCTGTGCTAATATACTGTAGTCTAGTAGCTACGTTATCTTGGAGGAATTCTTTTCTCTGCAATCTGAAGTGTCAATAAATCGCTCCCTGGAGGCTTTATTCTCATTAAATGGTTGTAGGTACACGTTCCCCAATGTAGTCCTACAGCGGACAAGAAGGGCACAGTTTGCATATTTTGTCTACATTCAGATGATATGCTTGCATAAGAATGCTACACAACATAAATAAAAGCACTGTTTGTGTAAGGCAATACATCGGATAAATAATAAGAAATATTTCCACCACCAGAAATAAACCAGCAACAACTATGTAGCAGTGGATGGAGACGTTTGGATCAGAAAAATgctgatgaaggcagaaaacatgCTTGTTTCCTGCTTCTGTGTAGAAGAAAAACACTTCCgaatgtgttttttgttgtgacTAATCCTTCATCATATACTGCAGGACTATGGAGAAACAAGGGCACCCCAGTGCCAGCCTGGGTCACAGCTGAAACAGGGTCCAGATGTGTATGAGGTCACCACAGCACAGGGCAGTCCACATGGCAGAAGCCTGGGTCTTTTCTCAGGTCCCAGTAAGTGTTGTTGCTCACCCAGGTATCCTCTTTTGATTTCCTGTAGGCAACAGAAAGACATGTAACACTGGCAGAGACAAGAATGTACTGGACGTCCATTTATAACCCAAAACAACAGTACGGAATATATTCCTTGTGAACCTATGCAGTAGAAAGTTCCACAGGCCCTATAAAGTATGATGAATGAGTTGGTTACCGGAAGAATCTGGGTTGATGAGTCATGTGGTTCTCCTCCAggactctcctcctgtctctttgCAGTTGCTCGATCCTCTGTTTCTGTTCCTCTGCAGCCTCAACATCTCCTTCCTCCAGAAGcctgccacagacacacacaaaaacgtcCAGGATCTTGTTACAGTCCTTAAGATTTCAAAAAACCTGCTCCCCAAAGTCCCAAACTCCAAGAATGTCTCCAACTCTAATTAAGAGTCATTATTTCCAAACAAACAGCATACTGCGTGAACTATGATAGGGGAAGAACTGGCAACAACCGCAGGTGAGCTACAGTGAGAGGCAAGT harbors:
- the gsdmeb gene encoding gasdermin Eb isoform X2; translated protein: MFATATKNFVEEIDDGSLIPVSSLNDSLAPLTMVIKRNRFFPWQKAKYRPTDFTLNDLLTGDKPISPVVIETDFLKFDGTYGDSIAANVEAKLVHVNFNVEGKDTSKLQSSFGTLKKEEVDVQKLLVDSKNRILDMSHCLIQQTRQKHKEVFGVVKERIVTTQPCSVIEEVQQGGQLGGLLSFCGPKLTKVSVKENSSLQKDSNITMEIPPHTVLAYGIIELVVKSTGKYKLDRLTDHFQLLAGLARAKRSSLLQLLRTIMKDGQAVSLLENILDQMCLGLSPDLGDVEDGSLKQTFQAVLDLVGQPQTDQSPSLLSATHLVVSALDEMTEEDVSVLGSCSPPLLHALDLLVQQSVVEGGSSSLRDAGLAPLTEEQGYERAQRLLASSCVLLKRKGDELQTEIINPPRGGPPTIVLCIAVRALASSGHGI
- the gsdmeb gene encoding gasdermin Eb isoform X1; the encoded protein is MFATATKNFVEEIDDGSLIPVSSLNDSLAPLTMVIKRNRFFPWQKAKYRPTDFTLNDLLTGDKPISPVVIETDFLKFDGTYGDSIAANVEAKLVHVNFNVEGKDTSKLQSSFGTLKKEEVDVQKLLVDSKNRILDMSHCLIQQTRQKHKEVFGVVKERIVTTQPCSVIEEVQQGGQLGGLLSFCGPKLTKVSVKENSSLQKDSNITMEIPPHTVLAYGIIELVVKSTGKYNLCLMSDTSGGFEVDGPVKKDVVALKCASGGTMKSSPLKRELDRLTDHFQLLAGLARAKRSSLLQLLRTIMKDGQAVSLLENILDQMCLGLSPDLGDVEDGSLKQTFQAVLDLVGQPQTDQSPSLLSATHLVVSALDEMTEEDVSVLGSCSPPLLHALDLLVQQSVVEGGSSSLRDAGLAPLTEEQGYERAQRLLASSCVLLKRKGDELQTEIINPPRGGPPTIVLCIAVRALASSGHGI